DNA sequence from the Anaerosporomusa subterranea genome:
TTCCAATCACTTTGCTGCTATCCATGCCAAGGATACGCTCTGCTATTGGGTTAAAAAAGCTAATGCGATACTCGCCATCCACGAGGATGAAACCTTCATATGCATAATCAAGGACTGCCTGAAACAGGCTGGTCTTTGTTTTTTCTAAGCTGCGTGCATGCGCAATTCGTTTTGCTTCCTGCGCCGCTTGCAGAATCCCTTCTGCGCCGCTATCAATCAACTCGAAGGGATAGTTGTGTTTTTGAGCAGCTCTTCCTGTAATAAAGCCGCCAATAACGACATCTACGCCGTCACGGAAAGCTTGCAAGACTTGGCCATCTGCTTCGTCTTCCGCATGAATGGGAAAACAGCGGATATCTACGCCTAAAATTGGACCCAGAAAGTCAATGCCGTGAAGGATGGACGGGAAGGATACTGCTCCGATACTTCGTCCATGCAACTTTGCCTTCTCAACGGTACGAATAATATCAAACCCGGTGATGGGAATCTCGACAATCGTTGCTTCAAGCCCAGCATTTCTTAGAGCGGAGGCGGTTCCACCGCGAGTGATGATAATTTCTGTGCCTTTTGCAATAAGAAATGAGGCGATAGCAACACCCTCGCTGAGCAGACCTTTTTCAATATGAATGTCACTGTGCTGAGTCTGAAATAACTCGTGGGCTCTCTCAAACATACTGATATCCGGAGCTAAAAAGGCTATGCGCGACATGACTTGCCTCCCATTGCCACACTATGCAACGTTTTTGATTTGATTATAAGGGGTTAAGTGATAGATAGCAACAGTGGGAAATGATGGACCTTGAAATTTGTTTGAAAGAATCAATAGCGGATTCATGGAATGGTGCAACGTATTGAAACGTTATTTTTGAAATATGAAGCAAAAAATGTTGCAGGGCTGTAAAATGATCTGACCAATGTCTTAAAAATAAGGTGAAAATACTGATAATTAACGATGGCACGCTTCTTGCAATAAGTAACAGAGTACTATCAGAATGGGGAGGTTGAGTTAGTGAATAATTTGACTCGTGGGCTTATCGTTCTTGCCGTTGGCGCAGTTATTTGGTTTTTGCCTGTACCGGCTGGTTTAAAGCCTGCTGCTTGGCATTTGTTGGCGATCTTTGTGGCAACTATTTTGGGTTTTATTTTGCAACCATTGCCCATTGGGGCGATAGCATTTTTAAGTGTAACTTTCACCGCATTGGCGGGAGTATTGAAGCCAGCGGAGGCGCTGTCCGGGTTTAGCAATGGCACGATTTGGCTTATCGTTTCAGCCTTTTTATTTGCTAAGGGCTTCATCAAAACTGGCTTGGGACGACGTATCGCTTACATGTTGATCCGCTCTATGGGTGACAGCACATTGAAATTGGGATATACGCTTGCTTTGAGTGATTTAATTATAAGCCCCGCAACGCCCTCCAATACAGCTCGTGCTGGCGGAATCCTATTCCCAATTGTAAAGAGCCTATCTGCTGCCTTTGATTCCGAACCCGGACCATCGGCTAGAAGAGTGGGTGCTTACTTGATACAAACTGCATATCAAGGGAACACGATCACTTCGGCCATGTTCATGACTGCGATGGCGGGTAACCCGCTAATCGCGTTATTGGCTTCAAAAACACTTAATATCAATATCAGTTGGGGGTTGTGGGCTACTGCAGCGATCGTACCTGGAATCATATCGCTCATCGTTGTTCCCTACTTCCTGTATAAATTCTATCCGCCGGAGATAACCCATACCCCGGAAGCTAAGACACTAGCGGCGAAAGAACTTGCACAAATGGGTGCTATGTCGTTGGGTGAGAAAATTGTTGCCTCTGTGTTTGTTGGCGCACTGGTATTGTGGAGCACCTCCCAATTTACAAAGATTGATGCGACCGTTGTCGCGATGCTGGCAGTTTC
Encoded proteins:
- a CDS encoding anion permease — translated: MTRGLIVLAVGAVIWFLPVPAGLKPAAWHLLAIFVATILGFILQPLPIGAIAFLSVTFTALAGVLKPAEALSGFSNGTIWLIVSAFLFAKGFIKTGLGRRIAYMLIRSMGDSTLKLGYTLALSDLIISPATPSNTARAGGILFPIVKSLSAAFDSEPGPSARRVGAYLIQTAYQGNTITSAMFMTAMAGNPLIALLASKTLNINISWGLWATAAIVPGIISLIVVPYFLYKFYPPEITHTPEAKTLAAKELAQMGAMSLGEKIVASVFVGALVLWSTSQFTKIDATVVAMLAVSIMMMTKVLEWKDVLDEKGAWDTLIWMGALIGLADYLAKLGFIPWFAKAVSASIVGVPWMQAFIVLLVIYMYAHYGFASLVAHITAMYAAFASVAVAAGAPAYLVALALAFMSNLCMSLTHYAAGPAPIYFGSGYVDQGTWWKLGFMVSVINMIIWVGIGSFWWKVLGLW